Proteins encoded together in one Ciona intestinalis chromosome 1, KH, whole genome shotgun sequence window:
- the LOC100178117 gene encoding bromodomain adjacent to zinc finger domain protein 2B isoform X2, whose product MEPRKSTSKTKNEPLDLPLHLQQQMALASQMGIPPGYMDPSLLAAVPGFVQPGIMDPQQMFNLQVAAAGGIPMVDPTIALQAFGSMGGIPPGGIPPGLMGGNMAAPGGAEWLAMMQQAQLFAAMGGTAVPGMPQMSGGNPFLNPSFNPTGVPPQKSRGESWDSNMGSKNYPSRSPQQGKSGGSRPSSTASSSRMTPSGISPSVSTPSRSKRQKYQPNQTSSSDSVSKVISNHEALEQKRVQTEQIMQAELMRQFEQQFLLQQLQLQQQQDQIQAALQALKNPTNLPGKSSQSEKIQQQLSRSIYEQLVSPNRGNSQPGTSSQQLPTLEMLMSLGQLPLPTVPSSENRKSTNQRPQSSNRNYTPPLSITSLSPPSVRPSSQSNERRSRDTPTGDSSKHRNHTPGNSNPNDPNSSAFLAALYNSMQNPPETSIPKPQENTLTPISKLNMNLDPLANNAYADETKEISQHRRKQSNPMASMNFDVNSAAGIAKDVGSSEKPLKLYEDQLSLLKAEKTVSAKVKTEKGDTSAFDLSVRKEIKKPEKFKVSDAEPETSSKIVDHPDVKNKELLAAMQLMASFKPDSKNGENVSRDITEESFKKLLSGGQGGDLNKINDMLTATVAAEMHRLQVHQMNLQMELKMLGQNGSKSTQNHSSNKMHIENPAENNPGSSKSMNNHESLRDADFDKLRKHSVDDDFNKPINEGWKREIRIKYSGSEWQGDVVYVNQETKKLRCLADVSKYLEETGGHGLSINNFSFNPKLRIGTYYEQKDRSTRHWSRISGSEIESRIAMLDTNNVNKTSSNTLSRIFEVAKERRKAKSSRGSLLPNRTESVKRSIEERLCKEAEDRALKQAAELKDQQEKIQNKLLRQQERHQKLDQQRIEREIRERQLLEEKQKQEANRQLKYQEALQKAKEREIQRQQALLFKQQEREQRKQHLIFLKALDSKRRLEERDRRREEMRNEKIYIREKRMEQRRLANKLAKELKRPVEDMCLKNNKPLPILQPLQGTLKEKDTKRWSQLDGKATADVLMVLEFLHTFKDAILIDESVIPTFEQLQRSLLNDPEHTGSLVQLTMALLHQCLCDPGVPAPGPWLHCMTGMKVTDVDVSKGNYSEILRLFIWARKGFKCETSKILDTVPFLALKAEQKAEILAYLVNELVCSRPVCAEIEKHLENLATLRRDKWIVEGKIRQARIEHANDGSDTSTNSPMKQRLKIKVGNTEKDDDERDSVKGDNDSNPDGTESKPTCRSDTAIQRKMKELTKEHQSFNELLFTSSKPLRGLDLGQDRYRRRYWALSNLGGVYVESLESGRFSDGDDDDDKEDETKDGEKCEENMEVISQTKSSDLDSQNENIVSEKPTESSLENICENKTDETCQNKQNSVSIDEKKVLENSSKNENESVLNTNKTENTEQSEHLVQPTLSVEECEQKNKVVVEQETEPTQNLVNDVVLKAENNKMNKDPSCDVTNTKSPTSIEINDNNGFITPTTDHCSSISTFELNQGNPPIDNNKSTDPQLAQQSSKNETNSTQNKQPTNPEAGLLMQENSHYDMINTKAEPYLNEQAIVTTNVENNKRFPEPGNPVVETEDSVVAAAKAIAAKAVASSSHLLFPRSKENMSQSNYQSKPPVKEEDKTEAQNTNQDVGCKENELGEHTAKALLSMGINPTSLSQKQLEALSHNRDENLDKKVNETQVNEDIQKNDEKPPTAPKSETSPQDNEAKPANQENKEEELPMDLSKPMPTQINFQTKQPVPNAFIPPLPFNITGKPTPSQLTEMSNFFIHGMNYPLNLLERSLTPKSDEMKTEFIIPPGAMDHVIPSQDIREKPLPIPKETKFGWWRITEEQEFDSLVDALHPRGTREKYLHRMVVKHRKFCIESMEVATKSEFCFANGPKPARTSDGETEEKENSVNGDAEKDDGEQKDIKEDEAVVLEENDDITEDILENPVETAFQIEMETLKQVEELSDRCVAVGVLNMAWSSLPKASFTRKDLAHIPYVPNGDAMKHDATNPVEHDPESVLCVTVDLLRKLELAIPRSYLKPPLVRKGGATEFSNLPSLSESGATDVAAGLRTWRNAVSMATSAAQIAMCVTMLETCIAWERTPRGSIKTEMSPKVKKKRSDKRSAAKAQLPSNSMPGSKKKRKSPEFISDTGSEIGGCNSDMTVDANVILREKQPPVSPKQKRKRSLNEFDSILDDTHDGENSYPCSDVEGEVSRNGINDSDRAGGSGEGSVDGQSENCDVVKKKKKKAKKKAKDEGDKDKKKKRKHTAACREILRKLQAHEMATWFLFPVDPKVVPNYRKVIKKPIDFSTIENRLKKGRYKTAEGFMNEILMVFDNCRLFNEDDSPIGRAGHALRSYFDERWAELVRDNVDFESEV is encoded by the exons ATGGAACCACGTAAAAGTACCAGCAAAACTAAAAATGAACCACTGGATCTCCCTTTACATTTGCAACAGCAAATGGCATTGGCTTCCCAAATGGGAATTCCACCAGGCTACATGGACCCTTCTCTACTTGCAG CTGTCCCTGGTTTTGTCCAACCCGGAATAATGGATCCTCAACAAATGTTCAACTTGCAAGTTGCTGCTGCAGGGGGAATACCCATGGTTGATCCCACCATTGCCTTGCAGGCATTTGGATCTATGGGAGGGATACCACCAGGAGGGATTCCCCCAGGTCTGATGGGAGGAAACATGGCAGCTCCAG GTGGAGCTGAATGGTTGGCCATGATGCAACAAGCCCAATTGTTTGCTGCGATGGGAGGCACTGCTGTCCCAGGGATGCCTCAAATGTCTGGAGGAAATCCTTTTCTGAACCCAAGCTTTAACCCAACTGGTGTCCCGCCCCAGAAAAGTAGGGGAGAGTCATGGGATTCCAATATGGGATCAAAAAACTACCCAAGCCGTTCTCCGCAACAAG GAAAATCTGGAGGTTCTCGTCCGAGCAGCACAGCATCCAGCTCACGTATGACACCCAGTGGTATTTCTCCATCTGTTTCGACCCCTTCGAGATCAAAACGACAAAAATATCAACCAAATCAGACTTCATCTTCAGATTCAGTTTCTAAGGTTATttcaaat CATGAAGCATTGGAACAAAAAAGAGTGCAAACAGAGCAAATAATGCag GCGGAGTTAATGCGACAATTTGAGCAGCAATTTCTTCTTCAACAACTTCAACTACAACAACAGCAAGATCAAATACAAGCTGCGTTACAAGCGTTGAAAAATCCCACTAATCTGCCTGGCAAA TCTTCCCAATCTGAGAAGATACAACAACAGTTATCTAGATCAATATATGAACAACTGGTGTCGCCAAACAGGGGGAACTCTCAACCAGGCACATCTAGTCAACAACTTCCAACTTTGGAAATGTTGATGTCACTCGGACAG ttacCACTTCCCACCGTTCCAAGTTCTGAAAACCGGAAATCCACAAATCAACGGCCGCAGTCATCCAACCGTAACTACACTCCTCCCCTGTCTATCACATCTCTATCACCACCAAGTGTTAGACCGAGCAGTCAAAGTAACGAGCGAAGATCGAGAGACACCCCAACTGGTGACTCCtcaaaacatagaaatcatacacCTGGAAATTCAAATCCAA ATGATCCAAATAGTTCTGCATTTCTGGCAGCTTTATACAATAGCATGCAGAATCCACCTGAAACCAGTATACCAAAGCCCCAAGAAAATACTCTCACCCCAATATCAAAGTTAAACATGAATTTAGATCCATTAGCAAACAATGCTTATGCTGatgaaacaaaagaaatatCTCAACATCGAAGAAAGCAGTCAAACCCAATGGCATCAATGAATTTTGATGTAAACTCAGCTGCCGGCATAGCAAAAGATGTTGGCTCTTCTGAAAAACCTCTTAAACTGTATGAAGATCAGCTCAGTTTGCTGAAAGCTGAGAAAACGGTATCTGCGAAAGTTAAAACTGAAAAGGGTGATACTTCTGCTTTCGATCTATCGGTTCGAAAAGAAATAAAGAAACCAGAAAAGTTCAAGGTTTCAGATGCAGAACCAGAAACTTCAAGCAAAATAGTTGATCATCCCGATGTGAAGAACAAAGAGCTTCTCGCTGCAATGCAGCTCATGGCTTCATTTAAGCCAGACTCCAAAAACGGAGAAAATGTGAGTCGAGATATTACAGAggaatcatttaaaaaattactcaGTGGTGGTCAAGGGGGAgacttgaataaaataaatgacatgCTTACTGCCACTGTAGCAGCTGAAATGCACAGACTTCAGGTTCACCAAATGAATCTGCAAATGGAGCTGAAAATGTTAGGACAAAATGGATCAAAATCAACACAGAATCATTCTTCTAATAAG ATGCATATCGAAAATCCTGCAGAAAATAATCCAGGCTCGTCTAAAAGTATGAATAACCATGAAAGTTTGAGAGACGCAG ATTTTGATAAGTTAAGAAAACATTCTGTTGATGACGATTTTAACAAACCAATAAACGAAGGATGGAAACGTGAA ATTCGTATCAAATATTCCGGATCTGAATGGCAAGGAGATGTTGTTTATGTAAATCAAGAAACTAAGAAGCTTAGATGTTTGGCAGACGTGTCCAAG tactTGGAAGAAACTGGAGGTCATGGTTTATcaataaataacttttcttTTAATCCAAAACTTCGAATTGGAACTTATTATGAACAGAAAGATAGAAGCACAAGACAT TGGTCAAGAATCAGTGGATCTGAGATTGAAAGCCGAATTGCGATGTTGGACACAAATAATGTGAACAAGACCTCATCAAACACCTTGAGTAGAATATTTGAAGTGGCCAA AGAAAGAAGAAAAGCAAAGTCAAGTCGCGGTTCATTGCTTCCCAATCGAACAGAATCCGTGAAACGATCAATCGAGGAAAGATTGTGCAAAGAAGCGGAAGACCGTGCTCTTAAACAAGCTG caGAGTTGAAGGATCAGCAAGAAAAAATTCAGAACAAACTTCTTAGACAACAAGAAAGACACCAGAAGCTTGATCAACAAAGAATTGAGCGTGAAATACGGGAACGACAGTTACTGGAG gagaaacaaaaacaagaagCTAATCGCCAACTTAAATACCAAGAGGCTCTACAGAAAGCCAAg GAACGAGAAATTCAAAGACAACAGGCAttgctttttaaacaacaa GAGAGAGAGCAGCGAAAACAGCATCTGATTTTTCTCAAAGCTTTGGATTCCAAGAGAAGATTAGAAGAGAGGGATCGAAGGAGGGAGGAAATGAGAAATGAAAAGATTTACATTCGGGAAAAACGGATG GAACAAAGAAGGCTTGCAAATAAATTGGCGAAGGAGCTGAAGAGGCCAGTGGAGGATATGTGTCTCAAGAATAACAAGCCTTTGCCCATATTACAACCATTACaag GGACTTTGAAGGAGAAAGACACAAAACGGTGGAGTCAACTGGATGGGAAAGCCACAGCAGATGTGTTGATGGTGTTGGAGTTCTTACATACTTTCAAAGATGCTATCTTGATTG aCGAATCTGTCATCCCAACGTTTGAACAGCTACAACGAAGTTTGCTTAATGATCCGGAACATACAGGGTCACTGGTACAGCTGACAATGGCATTGTTACATCAATGTTTATGCGATCCAGGGGTGCCAGCCCCAGGCCCATGG cTTCATTGTATGACTGGAATGAAAGTTACAGACGTCGATGTCAGCAAAGGAAATTATTCTGAAATTCTCCGACTTTTTATCTGGGCAAGAAAAGGCTTTAAATGCGAG ACCTCGAAAATTTTGGACACAGTACCATTCCTTGCATTAAAAGCGGAGCAGAAGGCGGAAATTTTGGCTTATCTTGTGAACGAGCTGGTTTGTAGTCGACCAGTGTGTGCTGAGATTGAGAAACATCTTGAAAATCTTGCAACGTTACGACGAGACAAGTGGATTGTGGAGGGAAAAATACGACA AGCAAGGATTGAGCATGCTAATGATGGCAGTGATACCTCAACTAATTCTCCGATGAAACAACGATTGAAAATTAAAGttggaaacactgaaaaaGATGACGACGAAAGAGATTCTGTTAAAGGAGACAATGACTcg AATCCTGATGGCACCGAATCAAAACCAACATGTCGCAGTGATACAGCTattcaaagaaaaatgaaGGAACTAACAAAG GAACATCAATCTTTTAATGAACTATTGTTCACAAGTTCGAAACCATTACGAGGGTTGGACCTCGGTCAAGATCGATACCGGCGACGATATTGGGCTCTCTCCAACCTTGGAGGG GTTTATGTTGAATCTCTTGAGAGTGGGAGGTTCAGTGATGgagatgatgatgatgataaaGAGGATGAGACCAAGGATGGTGAGAAATGTGAAGAAAATATGGAAGTGATTTCCCAAACCAAGTCTTCAGATCTGGATTcccaaaatgaaaatattgtttctgaAAAACCTACAGAATCAAGTTTAGAAAATAtctgtgaaaataaaactgatgAAACTTGTCAAAATAAGCAAAACTCTGTCTCCATAGATGAGAAAAAAGTGTTGGAAAACTCAAGTAAAAATGAGAatgaaagtgttttaaacaccaacaaaacagaaaatactGAACAGTCTGAACATTTGGTACAACCTACTTTGTCGGTGGAAGAATGTGAGCAGAAAAATAAAGTGGTTGTGGAACAAGAAACTGAACCAACACAAAATTTGGTCAatgatgttgttttaaaagcagaaaacaataaaatgaataagGACCCTTcatgtgatgtcacaaataCAAAATCCCCAACAAGCATTGAAATCAATGACAATAATGGTTTTATCACACCAACAACTGATCATTGCTCTTCAATATCAACCTTCGAATTGAATCAAGGAAATCCACCCATTGACAACAATAAATCAACAGATCCACAACTTGCGCAACAATcttcaaaaaatgaaacaaattcaactcaaaataaacaaccaacaaatCCTGAAGCTGGTTTGCTGATGCAGGAAAATTCACATTATGACATGATAAATACCAAAGCAGAACCTTATCTCAATGAACAGGCAATAGTGACAACCAATgttgaaaacaataaaagattTCCAGAACCAGGGAATCCTGTTGTGGAGACAGAAGACTCTGTAGTAGCCGCAGCGAAAGCAATCGCAGCAAAGGCTGTTGCTTCATCTTCCCATCTGTTGTTTCCAC GTTCAAAAGAAAATATGTCTCAATCTAATTACCAAAGCAAGCCACCTGTAAAAGAGGAAGACAAAACTGAAGCTCAAAACACCAACCAAG ACGTTGGATGTAAAGAGAATGAATTAGGAGAGCACACTGCTAAAGCTTTATTAAGCATGGGCATCAACCCAACTTCATTGAGTCAAAAGCAATTGGAAGCCCTATCACATAACAGAGATGAAAATCTTGATAAAAA agtAAATGAGACACAAGTAAATGAAGATATACAAAAGAATGATGAAAAG CCACCAACAGCGCCCAAGAGCGAAACCTCTCCACAAGACAACGAGGCAAAACCAGCGAACCAGGAAAATAAAGAAGAAGAATTACCGATGGATTTATCGAAGCCGATGCCGACACAAATTAACTTCCAAACCAAACAACCTGTTCCAAATGCATTCATACCACCCCTACCATTCAATATTACAG GCAAACCTACACCATCCCAACTAACAGAGATGTCCAATTTCTTCATCCATGGAATGAACTATCCTCTTAATCTTCTTGAACGAAGCCTCACTCCAAAGTCGGATGAAATGAAGACGGAATTTATTATTCCTCCCGGTGCAATGGACCATGTTATTCCATCACAAGATATCAGAGAAAAGCCACTCCCCATTCCTAAag AAACAAAGTTTGGATGGTGGAGGATCACAGAAGAGCAAGAATTTGACTCCTTGGTTGATGCTTTACATCCACGAGGAACAAGAGAGAAATATCTTCATAGGATGGTTGTGAAACACCGGAAATTCTGCATTGAATCAATGGAAGTGGCGACTAAATCTG aattttgttttgcaaacGGACCAAAGCCAGCTCGCACTTCTGATGGTGAAACTGAAGAGAAAGAGAACTCTGTGAACGGTGATGCAGAAAAAGATGATGGTGAACAGAAAGATATAAAAGAAGACGAAGCTGTGGTCTTGG AAGAAAATGATGACATCACGGAAGATATTTTAGAAAATCCTGTGGAAACTGCTTTCCAGATTGAGATGGAAACTTTAAAGCAAGTTGAAGAGTTATCTGATCGTTGTGTTGCAGTTGGGGTGCTTAACATG GCATGGTCCAGTTTGCCAAAGGCAAGTTTTACACGGAAAGATTTAGCTCATATTCCTTACGTGCCCAATGGAGATGCAATGAAGCACGACGCGACAAACCCAGTCGAGCATGACCCGGAAAGCGTTTTATGTGTAACGGTTGACTTGCTTCGAAAACTGGAACTTGCGATTCCAAGATCTTACCTGAAGCCACCACTTGTAAGAAAAGGGGGCGCTACAGAGTTTAGTAATCTACCATCGTTGTCTGAATCAGG AGCTACAGATGTGGCCGCAGGTCTTCGAACTTGGAGGAATGCTGTTTCCATGGCAACAAGTGCTGCACAAATCGCCATGTGTGTCACCATGCTTGAAACATGCATTGCATGGGAACGCACACCTAGG GGTTCAATCAAAACTGAGATGAGTCCAAAAGTGAAGAAAAAGCGTTCGGACAAAAGATCTGCTGCCAAAGCGCAGTTGCCCAGCAACTCTATGCCTGGATCTAAGAAAAAGAGGAAGTCACCGGAATTCATTTCGGACACGGGCAGTGAGATAGGAGGCTGTAACTCTGACATGACAGTTGACGCAAATGTCATTTTAAGAGAGAAACAACCTCCTGTGTCACCTaagcaaaaaagaaaaag ATCTCTGAATGAGTTCGATTCAATCCTTGATGACACTCATGATGGTGAGAACTCGTATCCTTGCAGTGATGTAGAAGGAGAAGTTTCTCGGAATGGAATTAACGATTCTGACAGAGCCGGGGGATCTGGGGAGGGATCGGTTGATGGACAATCGGAAAACTGTGATGTcgtaaagaaaaagaaaaaaaaggcaAAGAAGAAGGCAAAAGACGAG GGTGATAAGGATAAGAAGAAAAAGCGGAAACATACAGCTGCCTGCCG ggAAATTCTGCGCAAACTTCAGGCTCATGAGATGGCAACGTGGTTTTTATTCCCAGTAGATCCCAAAGTAGTTCCTAACTATAGGAAAGTTATTAAGAAACCAATTGATTTTAGTACAATCGAAAATCGACTTAAAAAAGGAAG ATACAAAACTGCTGAAGGATTTATGAATGAAATTCTCATGGTTTTTGATAACTGCCGGTTGTTCAATGAAGATGATTCTCCTATTGGTCGAGCCGGTCATGCGTTACGATCATATTTTGACGAACGTTGGGCTGAACTCGTGCGTGACAATGTTGACTTTGAGTCTGAAGTTTAA